The Methanotorris formicicus Mc-S-70 genome includes a region encoding these proteins:
- a CDS encoding MarC family protein translates to MDLNFFIYSFTSLFIIVDPVGIIPIFHILTYYYSKDEQIEIIKSATVTATITLLIFALFGTYIFDYFGITLDSFKVAGGLLLFKIAWDMLHAEMSKTKHSPREEIDMRMGSVAVVPLAIPLLAGPGAITTTIILMEKAQSLANKTIVISSIILTMIVSGLILSASDIVVKKLKVSGINAIVRIMGLILAAISVQIIFSGAYGLIKTITA, encoded by the coding sequence ATGGACTTAAATTTTTTCATATATTCCTTTACATCGTTGTTTATCATCGTTGACCCAGTTGGTATAATTCCAATATTCCATATTTTAACGTACTACTACTCAAAGGATGAACAGATTGAGATAATAAAAAGTGCCACAGTAACTGCAACTATAACTTTATTGATATTTGCACTCTTTGGAACCTATATTTTTGATTACTTTGGGATAACATTGGACTCATTTAAAGTTGCAGGAGGTTTGCTACTGTTTAAAATTGCATGGGATATGCTCCATGCTGAGATGTCAAAAACAAAACACTCCCCAAGAGAGGAAATTGACATGCGTATGGGCAGTGTTGCAGTTGTTCCGTTGGCAATACCCCTCCTCGCAGGACCTGGGGCTATAACAACGACCATAATTTTAATGGAGAAAGCACAAAGTTTGGCAAATAAAACAATCGTTATATCATCAATAATCTTAACCATGATAGTTTCTGGTTTAATCCTTTCTGCATCAGATATTGTTGTGAAAAAATTAAAGGTATCTGGTATTAATGCAATAGTAAGGATTATGGGGCTTATATTAGCGGCAATATCAGTTCAGATTATATTTAGTGGGGCTTATGGATTGATAAAAACCATTACTGCATAA